The DNA sequence AATATTTTTCGCACAATTGCATAAAGCCAACTCCTGGTGTAAATTGGAGATGACAAATAACCAAAAACACCGAAAAGGAGAATGCCTTTATGTCTGAGAAAATTATACACCTAAATGAGGAAGCTTTAAAGCAGGACCTAAGTGAAATTGTAAGAGGAACAGTAGAAGAAACACTTAATCAGCTGCTGGATGCAGAAGCAGACCGGATCATAGGAGCTGGGAAATATGAAAGAAGCTCAGAGATAATTGACACCCGTGCTGGGCATTAGAAATTGTCCCAAAGTCCGTGGAACATAGTGTAAAGTTATTGTAGGAAAAAAGGAAAAGAAAAATAGAAAAGGGATTACGCCTCTGATAAAATAGAAGTTGCTGAAAACCCTAAGATATCAAGGAGGCGAATCCCTATGTTAGATATTATACACCAAATTGCAGTGGAAGAGTTAGAGAATATTGAAAAAGAAATAATAGAAATAGTAGCTCGGCAGGGAGATTTTTCAGAACTGGAGGAAATGGCACGGGACGGACTACTGTCATTATCGGTGCAATTGGGTATCAAGGCTTTAAAGATCATGCTTGAAGATGAGGTTGCCTCATATGCCGGGGAGAAAGGCAGGCATGACCCATCCAGGACAGCATACCGGCATGGGTATGAAAAGGTCGGCGTTGTTTTAGGCGGGCAGAAAATAGCAGTACAAAAGCCAAGAGTCAGGACTAAAGATGGAAGCACAGAATTGCCCATAGAAACGCTTATACAGTTTCAAAGGGAGGATGCGCTCAATAATGCAGCATTGCAAAGGATCCTTCATGGCGTATCCGTTAGAAATTACGGTTATACCCTGGATGAAGTGCCTGAAGAACCGCTTTCTGTCTCAAAAAGCGCTGTAAGCCGCAGGTTCATAAAAGAAACCCAGAAGTTGCTGAATGAGTTTTTAAACCGCACCATAGACGACTATTATCCGATAATCATGCTGGATGGAGTAAAGATAGGAGACTATTTGGTTGTTGTATCCCTTGGCATATCAAAGGCAGGAAAGAAAAAAGTTCTTGGCATAATAGAAGGCTCCACCGAAAACGCTAAGATTTGTACAGATCTTATTCAGAACATGATCAAGAGAGGCTTGGATGCTGAATAGAAAAGGCTATTCGTACTGGATGGGGGTAAAGGGTTACACAAAGCAGTCAAGGACGTATTCGGCGAAAATGTACAA is a window from the Bacillota bacterium genome containing:
- a CDS encoding transposase codes for the protein MSEKIIHLNEEALKQDLSEIVRGTVEETLNQLLDAEADRIIGAGKYERSSEIIDTRAGH
- a CDS encoding transposase, giving the protein MLDIIHQIAVEELENIEKEIIEIVARQGDFSELEEMARDGLLSLSVQLGIKALKIMLEDEVASYAGEKGRHDPSRTAYRHGYEKVGVVLGGQKIAVQKPRVRTKDGSTELPIETLIQFQREDALNNAALQRILHGVSVRNYGYTLDEVPEEPLSVSKSAVSRRFIKETQKLLNEFLNRTIDDYYPIIMLDGVKIGDYLVVVSLGISKAGKKKVLGIIEGSTENAKICTDLIQNMIKRGLDAE